The Trichocoleus sp. FACHB-46 region ATGAATGATCCCTTCCTGCTGAATCCTCTCAACCCTTCCTCTCCCCCTCCCGCTCAGGCTGAACGCCATCGTGACCCCCAAACCCCCTCCTTTGCTGCCGACCTCAACACTTGGGTCGCTCCCTTCGTCATGGGACCTGTCAATACCCGCATTGTCCGTCGCAGCGCGGCTCTCTACGAGGAGTGGCAAGACTCCTACGGACCTGACTTCACCTATCAGGAGTACCTCAAGTTCGATGAACCGCTGTCGTGGCTGAAGGCAACGAGTGTCACTGCTGGCTTGGCTCTGTTTACAGGCATTACGCAACAACCTCCACTCAGATCGCTGCTGCAACCGCTCTTACCGCAACCAGGTGATGGACCGTCTGAGCAAACGATGAATGAGGGGTGGTTCTCCTGTGAACTGGTGGGCACTGCGACAAATGGTCGCCAGGTGCGAGGACTGATCCGAGACCAAGGAGACCCAGGCAATCGAGCCACAGTCAAGTTTGTCTGTGAATCAGCTCTGGGTTTGGCTCTGCAAACCGATAAATTACCGGGTGGTCCGACGCGAGGCGGAATTCTGACGCCTGCAACTGGGTTAGGCAAGGTGCTGATAGAACGCTTACGCCAAACTGGGATGACCCTAGCCATAAGCCCGTGATTCTAAAGGCCAGGCTTGGGCGTAGGGCATTGGACTGAAGTATGGCCACGCAGGAATATCCTCACTCGGCAAGAATTTCGATGTGATAGCTGTATCCCTGCTCAG contains the following coding sequences:
- a CDS encoding trans-acting enoyl reductase family protein, which codes for MSERPYDVILYGASGFVGKQTVQYFVRHAPPLRWAIAGRNRQKLEAVRAEVGATVDVLVADGQDEAAIADMVAQTRVLLTTAGPFALYGNAIVDACVRFRTHYVDITGETPWVRTLIDRYQAQAAADGTRIIPCCGFDSVPSDLGNYLVVRHLQRELGVPCQQVHAYFQVSGGLNGGTLASAFHLYDSAGAAQMNDPFLLNPLNPSSPPPAQAERHRDPQTPSFAADLNTWVAPFVMGPVNTRIVRRSAALYEEWQDSYGPDFTYQEYLKFDEPLSWLKATSVTAGLALFTGITQQPPLRSLLQPLLPQPGDGPSEQTMNEGWFSCELVGTATNGRQVRGLIRDQGDPGNRATVKFVCESALGLALQTDKLPGGPTRGGILTPATGLGKVLIERLRQTGMTLAISP